A window of Longimicrobiaceae bacterium genomic DNA:
CGCAGCTCGATGCGGCGCACCGACTCGTTCTCCTCCGTCATCTCGAAGCGGCGGACGGCGAAGTCGTCGCGGTCCACCCAGATGCGCAGCTTCCGCACCGGGGACTGCTGCTTCGGGATCAGCGTGAGCACGTGCGTGCGGTGGCCGTCCACCGTCTCCTCTCCGTCCAGCGTCGCGTTGTAGCGCGCGGTGGGATTGCTCAGGAACTGCTGGTGCAGGTCCACCTGCTCGCGCCCCTCGGCGATGGAGGTCTTCATCACCTGCTTGGGGTCGTTGCTCGGATAGTACATCCAGAAGCTGCGCCCGTCCGCCACGATCACGTCGCCCGCCGGGTCCGAGAACTTCATCAGGAACCGGTCCGGCCGGCGCTGGTAGAGCTTGCCGCTGCTCCTCTGGCTGGTGCCCAGGAGCGGGACGCTCAGGTCCTGCACGAAGTCCGCCTGCATGGACCGGACGCCGGCATGGGTGCGCTCCACGCGCTCCAGGATCTGGGCGGCGGTGGCGTCGCGCTCCGCCTGCGCCGCGCCCGGGGCGGCCGGGAGCTGCTTCGCCCCGTCC
This region includes:
- the lolA gene encoding outer membrane lipoprotein chaperone LolA; the protein is DGAKQLPAAPGAAQAERDATAAQILERVERTHAGVRSMQADFVQDLSVPLLGTSQRSSGKLYQRRPDRFLMKFSDPAGDVIVADGRSFWMYYPSNDPKQVMKTSIAEGREQVDLHQQFLSNPTARYNATLDGEETVDGHRTHVLTLIPKQQSPVRKLRIWVDRDDFAVRRFEMTEENESVRRIELRNLRRNVELPDALFAFTPPRGAQVFEQ